A window of Phenylobacterium sp. NIBR 498073 genomic DNA:
GCCGCCGACATTGTCGAAATAGACGTCGATCCCCTCCGGCGCGGCGACCTCCAGCGCCTTCATCAGGTCGGGCGCGGCCTTGTAGTCGATCACCTCGTCGACGCCGAGTTCGTCCTTCAGGAAGCGGACCTTCTCCGCCCCGCCGGCCGAGCCGATCACCTTGTGGCCCTTGAGCTTGGCGATCTGGCAGACCATCGAGCCGACCGCCCCGGAGGCGGCCGAGACGAAAACCACGTCGCCGTCCTTCAGGGCCGCGACCCGCAGCAGTCCGGCATAGGCGGTCATGCCGGGCATGCCGGCCGCGCCCAGGAACGCCTGCGGCGGCAGCCCCATGGTGTCGAGCTTCTGCACCATCGAGGCATGGGCGTTGAACGCCTCGCGCCAACCGTAGTTGGACTGCACCAGGTCGCCCGGCTTGAAGCCCTCGTCGGCGGAGGCGACCACCGTGCCGATCGCCCCGCCGTGCATGGCTTCGCCCAGCGCGAAGGGCGCGGCGTAGCTCTTGGCGTCGTTCATGCGGCCGCGCATGTAGGGATCGACGGTCATCCAGTCGTTGCGCACCTGAACCTCGCCGGCGGCGGGCGCGGGCAGGGTGATGGAGGCCAGTTCGAAGTTGTCGGCGCTCGGCGTGCCGACGGGGCGGCTCTTAAGCCGGACCTCGCGCGAGGTGGTCATTGCAGCGTCTCCCTTGCCCGCCTGTCGTTGTCAGCGGCCCATGTTGGCGCGCGGCGCAGGTGGCGTCGAGTGGGGCTTCCGTGTAAGGCGCGGCGCTAGAGTTGGTTGCGGAGCGAATCCATGGGCGAACCCCTGCGAGGCGGCGTGATCGGCGCCGGCGTGTTCGGCGGCCATCATGCGCGCAAGTATGCGGGCGCCAAAGGCGCGGTGCTGTCGGCGGTGCTCGACACCCATCACCCGGACCGCGCCGCGGCATTGGCCGTTCCGCTGGGCGGACGGGCGTTCCATAAGATCGACGAGTTTCTCGAGGCCTGCGACGTCGTCACCGTCGCATCGCCGGCCAGCGCCCATATCGAGGGCGCCCTGGCGGCCTTGAAGGCGGGCAAGCCGGTCTACATCGAAAAGCCCATCGCCATCAGCCTGGATGACGCCGACAAGATCATGGCCGAGGCCGCCCGGCAGAACCTTGTGGTCGCCTGCGGCCATCAGGAGCGGGTGGTGTTCGAGGCCATGGGACTGTTCGACATTCCCGAACAGCCGCTGAGCCTGGAGTCGATCCGCCACGGCACGCCGTCGGAGCGCAGCTTGGACGTCTCGGTAGTGCTCGACCTGATGATCCACGACCTGGACCTGGCGCTGTCGCTGTCGACCGCCCAGCCCATGGCGGTCGAGGGCGAGGGGACGGTCGACTTCTCCGGCGGCTGGGATCAGGCCCGGGCCGAGGTGACCTTCGACGACGGCTTCACCGCGGTGTTCGATTCCTCGCGCATGGCGCTGGAGCGCAAGCGCAGCATGAAGCTGGTCTATCCGTCCGGCGAGGTCGAGATCGACTTCATCAGCCGCAAGTTCCGCAACACCACGGGCTTTGCGCTGAATGAGGACTATGCCGAGGCCCCGGCCGTGAAGGACACCCTGGCCACCAGCGTCGAGGGGTTCCTGGCGGCGGTGCGCGGCGAGGCGCCTCGCCCGATCGTGACCGCCCAGGAAGCGGCCCGCGCGCTCGATCTGGCGCTGGCGGTCGAACGGGCGCTGGAGGATCGGCGCTAGCGGCGTTAGGCTTGCTCAACCCCATCGGTGGAGCACGGCCATGACCAAGTTCGCCTACGACTTCGAGTTCCACACCATCGGAGGCGGCCACCTGCCGCTTGAGACGTATCGGGACAAGGTCGTGTTGGTGGTGAACACGGCCTCGCAGTGCGGCCTGACCCCGCAGTATGAAGGCCTCGAGAAGCTCTACAGCGACTATCGCGACCAGGGGCTGGTGGTGCTGGGCGTGCCCTGCAACCAATTCGCGGGCCAGGAGCCGGGCACTGAGGCCGAGATCAAGGAATTCTGCGAGACCCGCTTCAACGTCGACTTCCCGCTGACCGGCAAGACCGACGTCAAGGGCGACACCGCGCACCCATTCTACAAGTGGGCCAAGGAAGTCCTCGGCGAGTCCGCCGAGCCGGTGTGGAACTTCCACAAGATCCTGGTCGGCAAGGACGGCAAGCTGATCCGCGCCTTCGGCCCGCGCACCGAGCCGCTGGATGACGAAGTCGTCGGCGCGATCAAGGCGGCGCTTTAGGCGCTCGCCCGTTTCGCCGCGGCGACACGGGGCGCGTCAATCAAGTCGGGGGTTCAATGCGTACGGTCGGACTGCTGGGCGGGATGAGCGCCGAGAGCACGACGCTTTACTATCAGGCCATGAACCGGCTGGTGCGCGAGCGGCTGGGCGGCCTGCACTCCATCCAGCTGCTGATGTGGTCGGTGGACTTCGCGCCGATCGCCCGGATGCAGGCCGACGGCGACTGGCAGGCCGCCGGCGAAGTGTTGGCCCAGGCCGCAGCGCGGCTGGAGCGGGCCGGCGCCGAGGCGATCATGATCGGGGCCAACACCATGCATCTCGTCGCCGACCAGGTGCAGGCGGCGGTGAGCGTGCCGCTCATCCACATCGCCGACGCCACCGCCGATGCGGTCAAGACGGCCGGCTGCTCGCGGCCGCTGCTGCTGGCCACCCGCTTCACCATGGAAAAGCCGTTCTATCGCGAGCGGCTGAAGGTCCAGGGAGTCGAGGCCAGCATCCCTAGCGACGCCGAACGCGAGCGGCTGCACGCGATCATCTATGACGAGCTGTGCCAGGGCGTGATTTCGCCCGCCTCGAAGACCGAGGTGCTGGCGATGATCGCCCGGGCCGCGGGCGCCGACTGCGTGATCTTCGGCTGCACCGAGGTCGGCCTGCTGCTGTCGCCGGACGATCTGGACCGGCCGGTGATCGACACCGCCCTGGTGCACGCCCGGGCTGGCGTCGACTTCGCCCTGGGCTAAGGCCTCACAGCAGCCGCTCGTCGCTGTCCAGCTGGAACGGGGGCTCCTCGTCGTCGTCTTGGGCGGCGTCGGGGGCGGGGCCCGGCATGGCGGCCGCGACGCGCGGGGCGATCGGACGGCGCAGGATCGCCTCGGCGCGCGCCAGCCAGCGGTTGGCCTCCTGCATGGCGTCGCTGGGCGAGGTCGCCCGCCGGCGCGCCTCATCGCCGGCCAGCCACAGGTCCAGGTCGAAGTCGGGATGGTGCGGGTCGTCGAAGATCAGCCGCAGCGTCACCCGCGCGGCGTGCTCCAGCGTCTGGTCGAGGGCGCGGCGGGGCTCGCCGCGATAGGCGCGCGCCACCACCTGGCCGTCGACGATCACCTCGGCGCCCATGAGCTCGTCCAGGCGGTAGATCAGCAGCCAGGCCCCGGCGTCCCAGGCCACGCCCATCAGCCCGGTCGAGGTGTTGAACCCCGCGCCCCGGCCGCGCCCGCGAGCGATGATCACGGCTTCGGCCGGTCCCTTCAGGACTCGCTTCAGCGCGCGCCGGATGCGCCGCTCCTCGTCCATCAGCCAGGCGGCCGCGCTGCCGAGCAGGGTCACGACCACGCCGGCCAGCGCCAACAGCAGGAAAAGCCTGGGCCATTCGTTCATGCCTGGACGCTAGCGCCGTTCGCAAAGGCCGAGAAGACCAGCCGCCAGCCAATGATTGAAGTGTCACGCAGCTGATGTCTCATATGGCGCGACGATCGTCGGATGACAGGAGCGCGACATGGGTCTGCTGGACAGCATTCTGGGCGGGGCGGGCGGCGATGGATCGCCGATCGGCGCCATCACCGATCTTCTTGGCCAACAGCAAGGCGGGCTGGGCGGCCTGCTCGGCGCTTTCGAACAAGGCGGTCTGGGCGAAATCGCCAAGTCGTGGGTCTCGACCGGGGGCAACCTGCCGATTTCGGCCGAGCAGATCCAGGCGGTGCTGTCCTCGGGCATGCTCGCCGACTTCGCAGCCAAGCTGGGCGTCGATCCGCAGGCGGCGGCCGGCACGCTGGCCCAGGTGCTGCCCCAGGTGATCGACCAACTCACTCCGAACGGTCAGGTCGCCGCTGGCGGCGGGCTGGGCGGCCTCGCCGACATCCTGGGCAAGCTCAGGGGCTAGGGTCGCTGGACCACCAGCGCTTCAGGCTCCGCAGGATGCGCCAGCTGACATAGATCACGCCGAGCGCGCAGAGCAGCAGGCCGACCGCCACCGCAATGGCGATGTGCGGCTGGCTGAGCACCAGCCACAGGCCGCCGGCGGTCATCACGTCCTCAAAGCCGCTGACAGCGACGTTGCTGACCGGTTCGGGGCTGGTGTTCACCGCCGCGCGGGCGCTGGCCTTGGCGCTGTGGCTGAGCAGCGCCGCGCCGCCGCCCAGCATGAACACCACCACCTGCCAGGCCGGGTCGGAAGCGTCGACAATGGCCAGGGCCAGCAGCGCTCCGCCCAGCGGGCCGACCAAGGTGTGCGCGCCGTCCCAGAGGGTGTCGAACCACATCACCTTGTCGGCGACCAGTTCGGCGACCGCGCCCAAGGCGGCGACGCCGATCACCCAGGGATTGGCGAGCGCGTCCAGGGCCTGGATCTTCTGCGGCAGGTCAATGACCCCGAACCGCATGGCCAGACCCACGGCGGCGATGCAGGCATAGAGCCGCCAGCCCGCCAGAAAGCTCAGGCTCGCGGCCACTCCGACCAGTTCGACCGCGCCCATGGCCCGATCTCCCAGCAGCTTCTCGCGGTGAGGCTAGCCCCGATCAACCGGGAGGTGAAGCTCAGCGCTGGAAGTTGAAAACGTAGGCTTCCTGCAACAGGTTGTTCTCGCGCATGAACTCGGCCATCGACTCGTAGGTCGCGGTGCGGACCGTGCCGTCCTGGTCGTCGGTGCGCAGCCGTTGGTCTGCGATCGGCCCGAACAGTCGCACCACGGCGTTGGTCTTCACGACCGTTGGCTCGTAATGGGCCTTCAGGTTGGCGGTGATCCGCTGCGGATCGTCCGTCTGCCAGATCGCCGCGCCGATGACGTTCAACATGAAGTTGTTGCAGTTCTGGTACTTGCGGGCCCACGGATTGGCGACCAGCGAGTAGGCCGGGTTGTGGACCTTCTGGTAGGTCGGGCTGTCGATCACGGCCAGGATGCGGCGCTGCATTTCCGGGCTCGGGATGATCACCGCCATGTCGTCGACGGTGGAGCCGCGGGTGAAGTCCAGCGGGAAGTCCTGGACCAGGCGGCTCTCGATCTTCGACCAGTCGGTCCCGTTGCCTGCATAGAGGTTGTAGACGGCGTACCCCTTCATCGTCCCGCCGTCGGCGGTCTTGATGTCGCGATAGACCCAGAACGCGCCGTGGGTATAGGCGATGCCCTCGGGCAGTTGATCGCGCATGCGTCCGGCGCGGAACACCATAGCCACCCGCGCGCCCTTGGCGGCGAGGTCGCGCTCGACCTGCTTTGAGAACGCGGCGGCCTGTTCGGCGCTCAGGTGCTGGGAGATCGCGCGGACGGAGCTGTCCTGCGCGCTCGCCGGCACGGCGGCGGCGCTCAGCGCCGCCGCGACCAGCGCGGCTTGAAGGGCTTTCATCAGGGGGTCGGCTTCTGGGCGTTGTAGGGCACTGCGGGCATGGCGTCGGGCGAGACGACCACCTTGTCGTCGACCTTCAGCGGGCCGGAGGCGAAGTCGGCCGAGGCTCCAGCCGCTTCGGACAGGCCGCCGCCGACCGCGGCCGAGCCTGCG
This region includes:
- a CDS encoding NADP-dependent oxidoreductase; amino-acid sequence: MTTSREVRLKSRPVGTPSADNFELASITLPAPAAGEVQVRNDWMTVDPYMRGRMNDAKSYAAPFALGEAMHGGAIGTVVASADEGFKPGDLVQSNYGWREAFNAHASMVQKLDTMGLPPQAFLGAAGMPGMTAYAGLLRVAALKDGDVVFVSAASGAVGSMVCQIAKLKGHKVIGSAGGAEKVRFLKDELGVDEVIDYKAAPDLMKALEVAAPEGIDVYFDNVGGDHLEAALNSARPFARFALCGMISMYNATTPPPGPRNIAQAVGKQIRMEGFIVSSHYDLLQAFHHDLAEWHAAGKLQWRETVVEGIERAPEAFLKLFSGENFGKMLVKLT
- a CDS encoding Gfo/Idh/MocA family oxidoreductase, coding for MGEPLRGGVIGAGVFGGHHARKYAGAKGAVLSAVLDTHHPDRAAALAVPLGGRAFHKIDEFLEACDVVTVASPASAHIEGALAALKAGKPVYIEKPIAISLDDADKIMAEAARQNLVVACGHQERVVFEAMGLFDIPEQPLSLESIRHGTPSERSLDVSVVLDLMIHDLDLALSLSTAQPMAVEGEGTVDFSGGWDQARAEVTFDDGFTAVFDSSRMALERKRSMKLVYPSGEVEIDFISRKFRNTTGFALNEDYAEAPAVKDTLATSVEGFLAAVRGEAPRPIVTAQEAARALDLALAVERALEDRR
- a CDS encoding glutathione peroxidase, with product MTKFAYDFEFHTIGGGHLPLETYRDKVVLVVNTASQCGLTPQYEGLEKLYSDYRDQGLVVLGVPCNQFAGQEPGTEAEIKEFCETRFNVDFPLTGKTDVKGDTAHPFYKWAKEVLGESAEPVWNFHKILVGKDGKLIRAFGPRTEPLDDEVVGAIKAAL
- a CDS encoding aspartate/glutamate racemase family protein, translating into MRTVGLLGGMSAESTTLYYQAMNRLVRERLGGLHSIQLLMWSVDFAPIARMQADGDWQAAGEVLAQAAARLERAGAEAIMIGANTMHLVADQVQAAVSVPLIHIADATADAVKTAGCSRPLLLATRFTMEKPFYRERLKVQGVEASIPSDAERERLHAIIYDELCQGVISPASKTEVLAMIARAAGADCVIFGCTEVGLLLSPDDLDRPVIDTALVHARAGVDFALG
- a CDS encoding YidB family protein, with the translated sequence MGLLDSILGGAGGDGSPIGAITDLLGQQQGGLGGLLGAFEQGGLGEIAKSWVSTGGNLPISAEQIQAVLSSGMLADFAAKLGVDPQAAAGTLAQVLPQVIDQLTPNGQVAAGGGLGGLADILGKLRG
- a CDS encoding DUF4126 domain-containing protein, which translates into the protein MGAVELVGVAASLSFLAGWRLYACIAAVGLAMRFGVIDLPQKIQALDALANPWVIGVAALGAVAELVADKVMWFDTLWDGAHTLVGPLGGALLALAIVDASDPAWQVVVFMLGGGAALLSHSAKASARAAVNTSPEPVSNVAVSGFEDVMTAGGLWLVLSQPHIAIAVAVGLLLCALGVIYVSWRILRSLKRWWSSDPSP
- a CDS encoding DUF2145 domain-containing protein, with the protein product MKALQAALVAAALSAAAVPASAQDSSVRAISQHLSAEQAAAFSKQVERDLAAKGARVAMVFRAGRMRDQLPEGIAYTHGAFWVYRDIKTADGGTMKGYAVYNLYAGNGTDWSKIESRLVQDFPLDFTRGSTVDDMAVIIPSPEMQRRILAVIDSPTYQKVHNPAYSLVANPWARKYQNCNNFMLNVIGAAIWQTDDPQRITANLKAHYEPTVVKTNAVVRLFGPIADQRLRTDDQDGTVRTATYESMAEFMRENNLLQEAYVFNFQR